The Pseudonocardia sp. HH130630-07 DNA window GAGGCGCTGCTCGCCGACATCGTGCTCATCGCGACCGGGGCGACCCCGCGGGTGCTGGCCTCGGCCCGCCCGGACGGCGACCGCGTCCTGGACTGGCGCCAGCTCTACGACCTCGACGAGCTGCCCGAGCACCTCGTCGTCGTCGGGTCCGGGGTGACCGGTGCCGAGTTCTGCTCGGCCTACGTCGAGCTCGGCTGCCGGGTCACCCTCGTCTCCAGCCGGGACCGGGTGCTGCCGCACGAGGACGCCGACGCCGCCGCGGTGCTGGAGGAGGTCTTCGCCGAGCGCGGCGTCGAGATCCTGCCCAACGCGCGCGCCGACAAGGTCGAGAACACCGGTGACGGCGTGCTGGTGACGCTGTCCGACGGCCGCACGGTCACCGGCTCGCACGCGCTGATGACGGTCGGCTCGGTGCCGAACACCACCGAGCTGGGCCTGGAGAAGGTCGGCATCGAGACCGACCGCGGTGGCTTCATCCCGGTCGACAAGGTGTCGCGGACCTCGGAGCCGGGCGTCTACGCGGCGGGGGACTGCACCGGTGTGCTGATGCTCGCCTCGGTCGCGGCGATGCAGGGCCGGATCGCGATGTGGCACGCGCTCGGCGAGGGCGTCGCCCCGATCCGGCTGCGGACGGTGGCGGCGAACGTCTTCACCCGGCCGGAGATCGCGACCGTCGGCATCAGCCAGAACGCGATCGACACCGGCGAGGTCCCGGCCCGGACGGTGATGCTGCCGCTGTCGACGAACCCGCGGGCGAAGATGCGGGGGCTGCGCCGCGGCTTCGTGAAGCTGTTCTGCCGCCCCGCGTCCGGGGCGGTCATCGGCGGCGTCGTGGTGGCGCCGGTCGCCAGCGAGCTGATCCTGCCGATCGCGCTCGCGGTCCAGAACGGTCTGAACGTCGACGACCTGGCGCACACCTTCTCGGTGTACCCGTCGCTGTCCGGGTCGATCACCGAGGCCGGCCGTCAGCTGATGCAGCACTCCGACCTGGACTGAGTGTCGAACAGCGCGGCGAGCTGCGGCGGCAGTGACCGCTCGTCGGCCGGGGCCAGGGTCGACCACTCCGCGCCGCCGTGCGGCCCCGGCCCCCGGGAGAGCCGGTAGCGCCCGTACCGCGTGTCGACGACGGCGACGTGCCCCGGCAACCGGGCCGGGCTGCCCCAGCGGTCGAAGCGGACCGCGCAGACCTGCGCCCGGTCGGCCGGTCCCCGCAGCAGCGCGGCCAGCCGCTCGGCGTCGAGGCCGGTCGCGGCGTCGACCGGTGGGACGGGGCCGAGGCCGTCCGCCGGTGCCGCGGTGCCGGTGCCGGTGCCGTCGAGCACGGCGGCCAGCACCGGTGTCGGCAACCCGATCGCCGGTCCGGGACCCGCCGGGAGCGACGGCAGCGCGGACGTGGCCGCGTAGGCCGGGGTCCCGGCGGCCGAGATCGTGACCCGCCCGCCGGTGTGCACGACGAGGACGCCGTCGTCGTCGCGCTCGGCGGCGATCGCCCGCAACGGGGAGCCGAACCAGCCGCGCAGCTCCAGCTGCCGCGCGGGCCGGGCCAGCAGCCCGAGCAGCCGGACGAGGGCCGGCTCGGTGCCGCCGGGACCGGCGAGGCCCCGCCCGCGCAGGCCGTCGAGCCCGGCGGCGGTGACCCGGCGGCGTTCGGCGAACGTCCGCCCCGGCGACGGCAGGCGCAGCGCGACCGGGAGCGCGCCGAGGCCCAGGTGCTCCCAGACGACGTCGAACTCCGCACCGCTCATCTCGAAACGTGCGGTCGTGTTCCACGGGTACGGCTCAGCCACGGCCCCTCCAGCGCTGTTCGGGACGGAGGACCGCGTCGTCGTCGGCCGGGCCGGTGGGCCCGGGACGGTCGGTCCTGCCGCTCGTCTCGTCGGTTCCGTCGGCACCGTCGGCACCGTCGGTGCCGTCCGCGGCGCCGTATCCGGCGACGGCCCGCCAGGCGGGGGCCGCGGTCGCCGGGGAGCCCGCGGGTGCGGCGCCCGCTCCGGTACCGACGGCGCCGGGGACGCCGCCGGGCAGCGGGGCCCCGCTCATCGGGTCGGCACCCGCGGGGTGCACACCCGGCAGCCGGCCGTCCGCGAACGGGGCGACCGGGGACACCGGGACCCCGGCGGGCGGTGCGGCCGGGGCCGGGACCGCGGGTGCCGCGGGGTGCGGAGCCACGCCGTGTGCCGCGGTCGCGGGGGGAGCCGGGGTGCCCGGTGCCTCCGCGAGGTAGGGCGCCGTGCCGTGCGACCGGGGCTCGGGGACCGGAGCCGAGCCGGGCTCGGTGGTGGGCGGCGGCGCGTCCGGCGTTCCCGGAGCGGTGACCGGCCCGGGGCGGTCGCCCGGCACCGTCCCGTCGACCGTCTCGACGGTGCCGCCGGTGCCGCTCTGCGCGCGGGTCCCGCCGGTGAGCTCACCGCCGGAGGGCGGCCGGTGCTCGGCGCCGCTGGTCGGGGTGTCGTCCGCGGCCGGGTCCCCGGCGGGGGGATCGCCGCCGTCGTGGCCCGGTCCCGGAGCGGGGCGGCCGTCCGCGGCATCGCCGCCGGGCCGGTCGGTCGTCGCGGAACCGTCATCGGCCGTGGGGTCCTCGGGGCGCAGGAGGTGGTCCTCCGGCCCGGCGGTGCAGCCGTCGGCGGCGTGCCCCGGCCGATCCGTCCCCGTGTCGCCGCTCGTCCCGGGGTGGCGGGTGTCCGCCCCCGGTTCGCCGGTGTCCGCCCCGGGGGTGCCGGGGTCCGGTGAGCCGGTGCCCGTTGCCGGTGACCGGGTGTCGGCGTCCGCCGAGCCGGTGGACGTGCGGTCGTCGCCCGGCGGGGGGCAGTCCGGCGCCGACCGGCGACGGTCCCGCCGCACCGCCGCCCCGACGAGTGCGGCCGCCCCGGCCACCGCACCCCCGGCGAGCAGCGTGGTGGTCGCGGCGCCACCGGCCGCGCCCGGCCCGGCGGCGTCCGGGCGCTGCGAGCCGCCCTCGCCACCGGAGCCGGAGTCCGGGCCGGGACCGGGGTCGTCCGCCGG harbors:
- a CDS encoding NAD(P)H-quinone dehydrogenase, producing the protein MTRIVIIGGGPAGYEAALVAAQHGSDVTVVERDGMGGACVVHDCVPSKTFIASAAVRVDLHRAEDLGVLVDRGSSAVDLPAVNQRVKSLALAQSSDIRARLEGEGVRIVVGTAQFGGPAEARAAHEITVALADGSTEALLADIVLIATGATPRVLASARPDGDRVLDWRQLYDLDELPEHLVVVGSGVTGAEFCSAYVELGCRVTLVSSRDRVLPHEDADAAAVLEEVFAERGVEILPNARADKVENTGDGVLVTLSDGRTVTGSHALMTVGSVPNTTELGLEKVGIETDRGGFIPVDKVSRTSEPGVYAAGDCTGVLMLASVAAMQGRIAMWHALGEGVAPIRLRTVAANVFTRPEIATVGISQNAIDTGEVPARTVMLPLSTNPRAKMRGLRRGFVKLFCRPASGAVIGGVVVAPVASELILPIALAVQNGLNVDDLAHTFSVYPSLSGSITEAGRQLMQHSDLD
- a CDS encoding ESX secretion-associated protein EspG, whose translation is MAEPYPWNTTARFEMSGAEFDVVWEHLGLGALPVALRLPSPGRTFAERRRVTAAGLDGLRGRGLAGPGGTEPALVRLLGLLARPARQLELRGWFGSPLRAIAAERDDDGVLVVHTGGRVTISAAGTPAYAATSALPSLPAGPGPAIGLPTPVLAAVLDGTGTGTAAPADGLGPVPPVDAATGLDAERLAALLRGPADRAQVCAVRFDRWGSPARLPGHVAVVDTRYGRYRLSRGPGPHGGAEWSTLAPADERSLPPQLAALFDTQSRSECCIS